Below is a window of Brachyspira hampsonii DNA.
ATGGAAAATAGTATGAAACAATCAGTTATATATGACAAAAGTGCTTATAAAGTATCAGTTGCTGCTGTATTGGGTATAACTGCTAACAGTGATATAGTTACTTTATGTTGAACCTTCTTTAGGTTATACTGCTACTTATGATGGAAAACTAAGAGCTAACGCTTTTGGTGTTCCTACTGATCCTAAAGTAATACATAGCTTAGCTTGGGGTGCTTATACAGAGCTTTATATCAGACCTACTCAAGACTTAGAATGGTACTTTGAGATGGATGTTAATAACAGCGGAACAAAACAAGGTTATACAGATGCAAACGATAATTTTACAGGAAGCGGTATTCCTGTATACTTTGAAACTACTACAGGTATAACTTGGTATTTACCTGCTTTCAATTAATTAGAAAGTTAACTAGAGAATATATATAACTTACAAGGGGGGAATTAAAGCCCTCCTTTTTTATTAGCCTTTATAATTATTTCAATAGGCTTATAAAAATTCCTACCTTTAAGCTCATTTAGTTAAAAATGTTTGTTTAATTAAAGGGCGTATAATGAAAACTACATGCTTTACTTTTATGTTTTTTTTAATATAATATAATTATGGACGGTTTCAAAAAATTAGAACAATTATTCAAAGAACCTATTACCATTGATAATATTAATAGGATTAATGACTGCTTTATACGATACTTATTTTCTGCTGATGGTTCTGAAAGTATAGTGCTGAGCTTTATAAACTCTGTTATGAAAGATTTAGACTTTGAAACTTTCGTAAAAGTAGAAATATTAACCCCTTTCAGCCTCTCAAAATATTTAAAATCAAAAGAATCTATAATGGACATAAGATGCGTTACTGAAAGCGGAGAGGTTGTAATTATAGAGATACAGCTTCAAGGAAATAATGAATTTATTTACAGAAGTTTATTTTATTGGGCTAAAGGCTATAGTGTGATGCTTGATAAGGGTGAAGATTATAATAAACTTCAGGCTTTAATCATCATTAATATTTTAGATTTTAAATTAATAGAAAATATTGATGATATACATACATGCTATGTGCTTAAAGAAATAAAGCATAATAATATTTTAACAGACCATTGTCAAATACATTTCCTAGAGCTTCCAAAGTTTAGTAATAATACCGATATAAAAAATATAAAGAAAGAATTTTTGTCTTGGATAAAATTTTTTAAGGGGGAAGATATGAAAACATTATTAAAAGAAGATACAGTTTTTGAATTAGTAAAAGAGAAATCAGAATCTTTTCTTTGCGATAATCCATTAATCGATACCTACAAACGAAAAGAGATAGATGAATATTTTAATAAAAGAATGCTTGACTATGAAATAAAAAACGCTATGAATAAAGGAATTCAGCAAGGTATAGAGCAGGGCATAGAAAAAGGTATAAAGCAAGGTATAGAAAAAGGCATAGAACAGGGTATAGAACAGGGCATAGAGCAAGGTATAGAAAAGAGTAAAATTGAAATAGCAAGTAATCTCAAAAAATCAGGAATAGATATTAAAATAATAAATGAAAATACAGGATTAAGCATAGAGCAAATAGAAAAGCTATAATACTATTAAAATATTTTATAGCTTTCTATATATATTCTAGCATCTTCGCTTCCCCCGAAACGATTAACTTTCAATTTATAAATAATATCTATATAATCAGATGATAATAATTTGTCAGCCTCCTCATCGCTTTTATCCCACATAATAGCATTAACTTTTTTATTATCCTGTAATAATTCAAGCCTTAAATGTATTTTATTATTTTTTTTCATTTTATTGATGCTATTAACTTTAACTTTTTTAGACATAAATAAAGGCTCTTCATTTCCGCATCCGTAAGGCTCAAACAATTCCAACAATCTTGCAAATTTTATATCTATCTCTTTAAAACTAAGCTCCATATCAAATACATCATCATTTTTTTCAGTTTGGAAATTCTGATTTGATGCATACTTTATTATCTTACTCTGAAACTTCTCAAAATTATCCGTATTCAAAGTAAATCCGGCAGCATTCTTATGACCTCCGAATTTAGTTAAATAAATATTGGCATACTCAAGCATATCTCTTGCATTATCCTCTCCCCTACTCCTTATGCTTCCTATACAAATACCCTCATCGCTCTCATGCATAATCACTGCAGTTTTTCCGTATTCGCTCAATACCTTTCCAGCAATAAGTCCTGTAAGCCCCTGCTCTATCTTTTTACTTTTTACCACTATAATAGGCAAATCTAAACAGCTAT
It encodes the following:
- a CDS encoding Rpn family recombination-promoting nuclease/putative transposase codes for the protein MDGFKKLEQLFKEPITIDNINRINDCFIRYLFSADGSESIVLSFINSVMKDLDFETFVKVEILTPFSLSKYLKSKESIMDIRCVTESGEVVIIEIQLQGNNEFIYRSLFYWAKGYSVMLDKGEDYNKLQALIIINILDFKLIENIDDIHTCYVLKEIKHNNILTDHCQIHFLELPKFSNNTDIKNIKKEFLSWIKFFKGEDMKTLLKEDTVFELVKEKSESFLCDNPLIDTYKRKEIDEYFNKRMLDYEIKNAMNKGIQQGIEQGIEKGIKQGIEKGIEQGIEQGIEQGIEKSKIEIASNLKKSGIDIKIINENTGLSIEQIEKL